TGCTGCTATAATCCCTGAATCCTCATCTTTCTTACTGCTCCTCCATgttagatatttttttgttcttgttgttggCAAAGTTCCAATATGACTGTTACTTATATGGCTGTTATCTGCTCATGAGAGGTAGAGGATTGTCACTGTTGCAAACCCCGGTAAAATATGTTCTAAATGTGAGTGTTCAATCAATGTCTTCCGATACTGGTGAAAAAAGACCTTTTACTTTTCAACCTGTTTTGAAATTCTTTTCACCAATCGTTTTTAAGGCATCTTTgcttgagacaaaaaaaaaaataagtgcatGAAAAGTAGAAATGACTCACAAATTCATTTGAAATTTGTGAGTGACAATCACTTGTGAAATGGCACCATATTGACACCATCTGGGTAAGCAGGACTAGCAAATCACTTCTGTGTAAGACTAGccctttaaaagttttctaGGCACATTCCCTCTTGGCCCTCAGACTTTAAAATGGGATGACATTGcgaaaaaaacacttcattctGGGAAAGTTTTACTAATGTAACATCTCCGTggatcaaaaaaaagaaacaatccaCCCAGTTTGCAGCATCTATATTTATCATATTCACACATCAGTCACCAATTAAACGCAAACAGACCACCTCCAAGAAGCGTCACCTGATAATTTTCTTGCCTCACAATTCAAGCTCTGGCTTTCAGTTCAGGGAGTCGGCATAAATTAAAAATAGCTCGTGATTTTCATCTTAAGATTTCAACCCATCGTGAGCTGGAGCATGTGAAAACAAACGCTGACTCAGGGAAGAAACAAAGAGTGTCAGGAGGAGGTTGCAGACAGGGTGGAGGCTCTGCTCTGGGATGGCATAGACACAGCATCAGGCCACACAGAAGTCTCCCTGTCTATAAACACAACCTGTTGCAGCCCTCTCAAGAGCAGACTATGCAGAGAATGCTAAAAGGATTAGCGCGTAGCCACTTGagataatgtgaaaaatgagacgTGACATGGTGGAGGAAGGCAACAAAGAGTCAAGGACAAAACAGCATCACAGTGCTGACtaaattttctttgtttctgccATGTGTGCTACAATAAGTGCACAGTGAGTTTAGATACTGTTCTGCCATATCTCCAAAATAATAGGAACAATAAGGATAAAAGcataaagatgagaaaaaaaatgacatccaCACAGATATTTCcgtatttgtgtttatttgctctGTGCATCATACACAAAACTCTTTGGAATAAAAACTAAATCTCTCACatatatcaaattaaaaaaagaggatCAGAAGTTACAGGGCCACTTTGTAAACATGCAACcaaacagtttttaacagagagattaaaaaaaaaagttccaggTGGAAGGAAGTTTCAGGAGTGTTCATGCTGatgataaatacagaaaaaaaaaacaccaaggtTGCAAGTAATTGTGTTAATTCATCACATGTACAAATATAACGTGCCCTTGAGTTCAGTAATACTCAGGCTACAAGGCCTCTCAGTCTAACCTCCACATACCTCCATAGACCCCCAGTTCACATTTCAGTGGCATCCTCGCAGGACAAGCAATGGAAGTGACCTTTCACAGAGATAAAGTGAGTATCACTGAAGAATGGATGAAGTGAGGTAGGATCTGTGGTTATcagagacaggagaggagggcAGCTTCAACCTCCCTGCTTGTTTTGACGGGAAACGGGCTGACTGAGCTGGGAGGGGCGATTACACATCTTTAAATTGCCAGATGGTGAAAGTGAGAAAAACATTTGGCAGTACGGGTCTGACAACATGAGCTCCTTTACTTTTAGAGGtgaatatattattttatgacattttctaCATGTTTGAACTTACTTTAATGGGATAAAAAATCTCTGTTTGTACATACTTGCTGGTCAAAGTCCAGTTTTGCTCTCACAGGACTGACGATTAAAAGTCCCTGTTTTTTATTGTCGCAGCTCATAAGCTCACACAGCAGTGACCACTGACCAGGCATGAAATATTGACTGTGGCAATCAGTGACTGCATCACAAGTTATTACTGAGCATTGACTgtctttgaaaaatgaaatgaccaAATGAAAATTACTGGCAAGGCATGACCCCTTGATTTTCAGGATGCAGATACTTCTTAGAATCCAGCTCAGTGTTTAACATCCTATGAGATGAATCTCTGGAAAGAGTCAACGCtatattttttatctttcatTTCCTCTCTGTGTCCAGTTCAGTGCATTAATAACCCCACAGGGGTGCCTCACATGTTTGTTTCAACGCCTGCGTTtaagtagtttttaaaaaaagcaacacacaaaCTAAACTGGGACAGATTCGAATGAGGTACTCATGGTTcacttcacactcacacaaCAGTTTTCcagtttggaaaaaaatgtagcttAGTGGTTTTCCATTTCAAATTAGTCATTAAGGGAGAGTGTTGGTGTCAAGAACACTAAACTGTGTCCACTGTGTcagacaaacatacactcaTGTGCCTTTTGAAGGGCCACAGGGGGCTGATTTCAAATCAGTTCTGACTCTGTTCTGTCAATAGCTTAAAAGAAGCTACAAATGGAGAGGACAGCATGtccactccacacacacacacacacacacacacacacgcacaaataCCAAAACACGTTGCTGGGAGAAACAGCTCCATTTTCCAGTAAGGTCAGTCCATACTCACATGATGCCTCCATAGGATCTATAAATACAATATATCAATTTAACAATATGTAACTATGAGCAGTTCTCTAATTGGAAGAAGCGGTCTCTTTGGAGTCAAGGGACTAAAGGTAATTATGTGCCATGGAATGCTAATCCTTCATGCAGACATTAGCAACTTAAACAAATCCTTAGTTCACTGTCTTTGACActcatttgaaatttaaaagtaaaatcacattttgaagGCAGCCTTGTCTAATGAAGCTCAGCTCTTTGACTTCACTGCTGCGTGAGTCTCAAAAATAGAACTGAGTTCTATTTTTCCCTTCTGTGTTGCAATACAGCAATGCACCTGAATAGTTACTTCTGTGTGTACAAATCATCTTTATTATTTAATGGAAAAGAAATCAACAAACTCTGCAGACTCTTAGCATTTCATGGCACGTGGATCCTTGTCCCTACATTAAACGGTCGACTCTTTGGGTCCTTCACGAGCAGCATTCTTACACCCATATAGCCACTTGATGACACGAGCGTTCCTCTCAATGATGGACACACCGGTGGGAAGCTGCTCAGCCAGTTCCTCCTGAAACAGTCCATCTCCTGAATGGCGGGAGAACTCACTGGGCTCTGAGCCGCCACAACCATCCCCGCCCACACTGCGGAGCGCCAATGAAAGAGTGTCTATCGAGCTGGCACCAGAGAGGAAATTCTCTCGTCCCAGACGTTCTATCATGTCCATGTCCAACCCACAGAAGTCAAAGAAATGCTCCTGCTCCGACAATGCTACTGAGCAGCACAGACGCATATCGGACTTGGAGTGATGCAACTGCCCAACCTGCCTTCTGGGTGCTGGTGGTGACGCCCGCTTCCATGGGTCGTTTTCGTCATCATGGTTGCCATTGGTGATACCAGTGGTAACTCCATCACTGGTGCCATTTGTAAGCCCATTCTTAGTCTGTTCAAGTGTACAGCTTAACCCAGGGCTGGGGATAGACTCTGGGCTATGGTCTTGGTCAGTTTTACTTGACCTCCTGCTCGCTGGTCCCCCATCCGTAATGTCTTTATCGTTGGTCCAAGACATGCGTGACTCACCATCCCGCGACAGAGCTTTCTCCTCACCAATTACCATCTTCTGGATTCTGCCCTCACCTCTGATGCTCTTCTCTCTCATGGAGCCTTGGAAGAGGCGGCGGACAAAACTGTAACCCTTCACCTCCATGTTACTGTTTTCTCCCATTGCAGCAGCGCTGGGGCTTTTGCATTCTTTCTTCTGCCTGTAGATGACAAGAGAGTCTGGCCTCAGCATGCGTTTGCCTGTACTCCTTCTGAGTACAGGAGCACTGTGTGGTGCTACCAAGGTGTTAATTCCAGGTCCCCTGGGGCTGGGAGGCATCACATTGTTCACGTTGCTCCTGTTATGTGCCTCAACATCAACAGAAGTACGTCTATTCTCCTTTCTGGAGTCATCGTTCTCATTTTCATCTCTGGAAGTTAAGGAGCCAGAGAGTGTGGAGAAGGGTGTGTTGGATGAACGCCGTGGGGGAAGGTGAGGCGTTAGGCTACCTGGGATGGCAATAGTGCgtcgaggctgtggtggtggagTGGCACACGGGACAAGCACAGGCTCTTGCTTGGTGTTGATCACCTGCTGGCTCTTAACATATTTGGCTTTGTCAGCCTCGAGCCTCTCCACAGCACTGACGGAGCGGCCCTGGCCTCCACCGTCGATCTGCCTGCGCAGGTAGTCTGGGCCCTTGTTGAGGAGCCTCAGAGGAGACGGGGATCTGATTGGTGTTAGAGGCTTCATGTTAATTCACTAATTTGGGaaagacatcaaaactgcaGAGTGTTTGGAACTGGTTCTAAGTGTAGAGAACCGTGACAGCATTCATTCCTGTTCTCACAGCtttgaaatctttttttgaGGGGTAATAGACAAGTAGTAATTCAGGAGACCGCAGAGTCCAAGTTTGTTGCAATGTTTTCTATAGATAGCTTACAGTCTCTTTGTTGGGCAGTGTTAGAACCCAGACAAATTGATATCTCTATCCAGTATTTACACAGGCATTTGGATAGGCAGCCAGGGAACAGGGAAGTCCTTTTTTGTCAGCCAAGAGCACTCCCAAATGAGATGCTCCCTGCCCACAGCACAGCAGAAATAGCAGGCAGGGTGCACTTTGTAAGGGTTACTTCTTCCTCCCccactttttcttctctctttccgTCTCCCAACGACACCCTTCACTGTTGATCTTTTCAGCTGCCTGGAGAAATCAGATATAATTCCTTCAAATATTTGCTTTGTGCAGGCTTTCTAAGGGACACCAGGTCAATACTTTTATTGTTTGGCGTCCGTCGTGGTTTAGTTGACCTGAGTGTGGCCAGCACCAAGGCACTTGTTTCGTTGATGGACATATAGTGGAGAAGCAGATCACGTCCTTGTCCTCAGCTCACCTGCGTGGACCctgagagacacagagaaagagaaggagtgaTTTTAGTTGGAGGTGCTACTCTACAGGGCAGGCAGCAGAGACCAGATGGCAGGAAGGAGAACCATCCCTGAAGCTCAGCTCAGGTTGTGCTTATTTAAAGCTGGAGGGAGTTGCATGTCTGGAGCAGACAGCAGTGCAGAGCTGACATGTATGAGCATTTTATACGAtctgttttacatttacagGAGAGAAATATCAATCATGTAACTATTACAGTATCCCGTAAGTGGCGAATGAGGAAAAAACTTGAATACACTATTGTGTTTTGTCCAGACAGGATGATGACATGTCTGCCTCCACGTGCTTTCTCCACAAGACATACACCAAGACTCATTGTCATCCTCTATCCAGCCAGttgtttaaactttttttgtttgtgcagaTGCAACATCTTGTATTATTGCTAAAACTTGACGAGCAGACACTGTTTCTATATATTTGCTTTTTAGTACTGCTGCAAACAAACTGTCTTGGCACCAGTTCTTCTTTCTGTCACAGCTATTGCATTCACATAATATGACAAGTAGCTCAAGAGGCAGAAATCTGTCAGAAACATTATGACTTTCTGACATACCCGTGTGACTGACCTCTTTAACGTTTTGAGCAAACATCTATAGTGAAAACTAAACTGAGGCGGTTGTGATTCAAACCCACTAAAAAAGGCTTTTAAAATGAACCAGTTGCTTCTTAAGTATTAACTCTTTCAAAGTCACAGCTTTACGggttatttttcaaattaacaAGCCACTACAAAAGATAATTTACAGGGCATGACGCCATGCCATAGGTGCTATATTTTCTATTTACTGTGTTCTGTGGGGAGAGACGTTTTTTATCTTTTAGGTTTGGATGCTATGTGGTAAATAGGGGGGAGGGGGTGCACGTGCCTATAACTGGCTAGGCTCTACCCCAGGAGTATTTATAGCTTGAAAACATCCCAGCACAGTTATCATGTGTCTAcgtatgtgtgcatgtatgcgTGTGCATGCGGTCATGGGTATTTGTGTATCTGCTCTAGTTTTATGCGCCTATAAGCATATGTGTACATCAGCACAAGGCTGCTCTATAAATGAATGAGGGTTGTATGCACAGTAAAGCAGCAGAATATTCTGCACCTTTTTGCATAAACGCAACAAACAGTAAGTGTCTGTTGTCTCCAAAGGGGCAGACAAAGAGCACATCTCTAAAACCTGAAGCTGATATAAATACTCAGAGGCACAGGTGGTGGTTTTTCATTCACCCCTcttcaaaatgtattaaaagccCATCTGGACGGATAAATGCTCCTTATGCTGTGCTAGACAGCAGGAGGGTGTTATATAGTTGTGCTTATTGTTCCCTCAGGTCTGCTTCATGTGTTATCAAATGCTATTTTAGCTTTTCCTTCACAAGAGGTAAAACAATGAACCAGGAAAAAGGATCCATGTTTCATCTGTCAGGATGAACCGCATGACACCACTGATAGTGGCAAACAATTACACCCCCACCTTCACCTTTTATATTCTTGATTTACAGAATATGGGTGATAGAATGACATgcaacaaaggctgaagccatTTGAAGCAAAGAAAATATGACTTTATGCATTTTGTCCAGATCAAATCAAAGCAGCTTGAAGAAACAGAGGTAATTTcttaataaatcatttattttcataaaattaaaCTTGTACAATATGCTTATATTCTTAAAAATGGAAACATCCTGCTGCTTGTGTGAGATAATTGTAATTGGTCGCTTGTTTCAAATAGACAAGTGTAAGAAATCTATAACATCAAAGACTGGCACATCCAAATGGACGGTATACATGGACCACTACCCAATTCCTAAAATTCTCTCCTATTTTTTTGTTACTGGGTTTAATATAATTGTTCTTTTATGCACTCTACTACTGAAGGAGAGCTAACATTTGAGCATACTCTCCACCTCATTCAGCCTCTACGCCCCTCACAGAGCCTGTCAAATGGCATACCACTATAAATTATCTGAGGAAGTGAGAGGCTACAGCTTACTGGTTAGTTTTTTCCAGATGTGAGGCTATCACAGCCCGGGAAAGCCAACCCTTGTTTGGGTAGAGTTCCGGGAAAAATGTCTTGCAACAGGTGTGGAGGTAAAAAAGAGACTGGATTGGGCATGAAACAAGTAAAATGGATGGAAAATGAGGAAGTGGGAATGGGGGTTATGGTGTGTGGCTTGGCATGTAGGGTATTTATTAGACATCTTTTCTCATGGAACAATCTGTTCCCCATCCGagatcaaaatgaaaaagtggCCCGGCTAATGCTATTCAAGCGTTAAAGAAGATTATCGCCATAGGAGCCTAAACAAATTCATTAATGCTGATGTTGGCTTTTCTATGAGGGGGATGGGGTTAAAGTATGAACAATCACATAAAGAATACCAGGGGCAATATCAGTGAGCACAGAAACTGGTAAATCCCCACTGAGCCAAGAGTCACAACCTTGAAACCCACTATAATATAAGCAATATCTGTATTTGTCCTACTTTTAATGCATTTCTTTAGCTCTGCCTCTAATGCTTCTGTGCATTCACTGAATGTGACATGAAGAGCTTGAAGGGAACCAGCCACTTTCAGAGGTTATCGCTTGCTCCAGGTGCTATCTTGGACATCACATGACTACATCTGAGTCACAGTGCTAGCTGTCGGTTGGCACTAAAGACAGAGAGTCACTGATATAAGTGtggtaaaaagaaacaaaaaatttggAACATCAGCTATAAAAAGGCCAGATTGAAAACACTGGAGCACCAGAGAGAATGCAAgattataacacacacacatacactctcacacacacacacacacacacacacacacacacacacacacacacacacacacacacggtaaaACAGTGACTCTACTGGGATTTGCAGGAGAACAATAGCCACCATTAGTTCCATTGACCATAATGAGCCAAATTATTACCCAGCGCATTCTCCTGTGATCTCAAAGCTTGTGAAAAGCGTGAGATGGCTTTAGAATTTCTCTTATGCTTCACGACCTCCTTCGTCTTTCACCATAGGTTGTCATTAACCTCTGAACCCTCCCCTTCTTCTTGCTGCCCCACCTTCTCCTTCCAACCTCATTCGCCTGCACTCTG
This genomic stretch from Amphiprion ocellaris isolate individual 3 ecotype Okinawa chromosome 9, ASM2253959v1, whole genome shotgun sequence harbors:
- the fam110d gene encoding protein FAM110C; translation: MKPLTPIRSPSPLRLLNKGPDYLRRQIDGGGQGRSVSAVERLEADKAKYVKSQQVINTKQEPVLVPCATPPPQPRRTIAIPGSLTPHLPPRRSSNTPFSTLSGSLTSRDENENDDSRKENRRTSVDVEAHNRSNVNNVMPPSPRGPGINTLVAPHSAPVLRRSTGKRMLRPDSLVIYRQKKECKSPSAAAMGENSNMEVKGYSFVRRLFQGSMREKSIRGEGRIQKMVIGEEKALSRDGESRMSWTNDKDITDGGPASRRSSKTDQDHSPESIPSPGLSCTLEQTKNGLTNGTSDGVTTGITNGNHDDENDPWKRASPPAPRRQVGQLHHSKSDMRLCCSVALSEQEHFFDFCGLDMDMIERLGRENFLSGASSIDTLSLALRSVGGDGCGGSEPSEFSRHSGDGLFQEELAEQLPTGVSIIERNARVIKWLYGCKNAAREGPKESTV